taactcagtaaaatcgtaggAATTTGTTGTATGTAGCATTCATATTCTAGTTCAGTGTACTAGGTCCTTGGACCTGAAGGAGTAACGGTAGGCTCCTTGAaggaaaatacagaaatcatcccgtATGATGCATCATGAAATAAGCTGAGGGAAGCATGAAGATAAAGAAAACATTAATAAAATCTGCCAGCCAGTTGTCCTGTGGGGCATTGAAGACCctttcaatgtattttttttctttctccctctttccaaTGTTCAACTTGATTTAGACTACTTATTAAAGCAGCCTACAACTTCACCATCGACACAATCAACCTTGCAGTCAGTCGCATTTGATAGTAGAGTGTGCATGTGGAATGGATCGTTTCGTGCCAAACCCACAGGTGGCcaacatggggcggcagggtagcctagtggttagagcgttggactagtaaccggaaggttgcgagttcaaacccccgagctgacaaggtacaaatctgtcgttctgcccctgaacaggcagttaacccactgttcccaggccgtcattgaaaataagaatttgttcttaactgacttgcctggttaaataaaggtaaaataaaaaaaataaataaaaaatgtgagcATATTGCAGGGGCTTGAGAAGTATCTGCTTTCTGTTTTGTTTTAATACAGCTCTCTTGCGTATTGTAGCTTATACTTGTAGCCTGTCAAGGTTGAACGCACTTTAATTCACTTCAACTGTTCCTTATGGTACATGTCCTACCTGAGGTAAAGTTGGTTTGTGTGGAGTTCCTTGGAATTATGGGGAACAGATGGATGATTTTTTCACTGGACGAAAACAAGTCAGCCCGTGAAGGCACGCCTGCCTCACTCAAGTAAAGTTATCATTAGAACTGGTATGTCGCCTATGTGTGAGCTGAGCATCTCAGAGCATTTTCATAAGAGATACACTTACATTTCTGTCATGTCTTCTGTAATGTCTGCTAAATGGGGTTGAGTTGGACAGGAATTTATTTCAAAAGAGTGACAATATGAGCATTGATATTGCAAACATCTTTCAACTTGTTCCCTTTGAATGGAAACAGTTTTattcgcaagtataaacacaattcATTAAGAAAATAACaaactgtatcaacaggtatacaCACTTACACAAATCAAATACAAAATAGTTATCCTTAACATTATCCCCTAAAATTCAAGTAGCCACCTTTAAAGTAAAATCCCATGTGTTTTTAAATAAAAAGGTAACACAGAAGAAAAAACCCGGATTGTTCTTAGAGTCTGTCACATTCCCACTCTGGTCCATCAGACAGATGGGGCACCTCGATAAGGGGCACCTCGATAAAGTACATCTCCTTGTTGGCGGGAGGAGTACAGGGGGGGCTCCCCACTCCTGAATCTGGGCTTGGGGCAGCCTTAGTCGCCGTGAGCAGATACggatttccaggggcatacttcaTCTCCTTCATCTCCTTCTGGTGATGAGGATGTGCTTTGAGTCCATTGCCTCTTCCGGAGCCCTGGTGAGCCTCGCCTTTCGGCTTAAAACGCTTGAGCTTGACCGTGTCCTTGCCATCGCCGGTGCAAGGCAGCAAGATGGCGACGTCCTTGCGGAACTTGGAGCTGAGGCCGAAGTAGATGAGCGGGTTGTAGAAGCTGGCCGACTTGGCAAAGAGGCGGGTGAAGATGCTGGTGAGGCTGGGTACGTGGAAGCCACAGGCCGACCACATGGAGACCACGGCGTACGGCGACCACGCCAGGATGAATGCTGTGCAGATGACAATGGATACCTGGGAGAATGACCTAAATTAGGTTGCCCGTTAAATCATAACCCTTCCTTTAAAGCTTGGTCTATATGTAGTATTATTTGtacatgttattttctggattctGACACACTCTAATATATGTACTCTGGATTGTTTATTGGACACTGTCATTTCTTGATTTCTTTTTtagatgtttgtattgtgttTGCAAGACATTCTAGTGCACtattggagctagtaacataagcatttcgttGCACCTGCTGTAATTcctgcaaatctgtgtatgtgaccaataaacatgGCTGTGATTTGAATCCTACTCACAATGGTGACGTCCCGTTCAATCTTCCTCTGCCTGTCCGTCAGGTCTCCCTCAGCGGCCATGGCGTTGCCTCTCTTCACTGTGTTGATGATGGACACATAGGTGAAGAGCATGACCAGCACGGGGACGAAGAAGCAGAAGATGAGGATGGAGATGATGTAGGACTTGTAGACGGTGGAGTAGTTGGCTTTGGCCCAGTCGATTTCACACGTTCCATATCCACGATCTAAAAGAAGGAGATTGAGACACAAACACATTGTTCATGTGAAGATTGTTGAACATTTACGAAGAATTTCCTGTATTTTGGCCCTTAGAGAAGTCAGGGTAAGTGTGAAAAAAAAGGTCCGCATAGGTCAATATGGTCAGTTCTCGTTTAAAGGTTGTCTTCTGCTAACGTTTTAGATAACTTGTTTAAGGGCTATTCTTGTTTTGTCGTCATTGTGCACAAACACATCTTGAAAATGTTGCCCAACCAGAATGTTACAAGAACCTAACACAAGTAAGTGCCTCTGTATCAAATAGTATGTCACATGATTACTAGCCATGTTTATCTCACCTGTGTAACTCCCCCAGCCCAGAAGAGGCGCTCCCGACCAGAACACAGCCCCTGACCAGATGAATATTAGGCTCATGCCCATGGTTGTGTTGGTTATGCAGTGAGCTAGGTAAAGGAAAAGAGTTGATAGCTAAAAGAAAGGTTCCCACAATAACATTATGTCTGACCAGAACATCTAGCCTATAGGGGGCATTTTTCTGGAATTATTGAGATGAAGATTAAAGGTTAAGGTTGTGTCACAGTGCATTACCTTTACTCGGATGGCATCCCTTGATGTATCTTGTGACACTGATGACAGTCAAAGTATTGATGCTACTGAGGCCAAAGACCAAGGTGAAGAAGCCGTCCACCTGGGAAAGACCAACAATACTGTTAGGGAAGCTTAGAGGGGAAACGTACAGGGATGAAAATCTCAAAACAAATACATTAGAAAAAACAGACATCCACTTTCTTGCAGAAGTTGAAGGACCCCAATCACTCAGAATATCAAGTTGAAAACAATTATTCTGCTATTGAATAGTCGTCTGGATTCTCATGTACTTGACAAATCCGTCATTAACCAATTACGGATTTTGTGTGAATAGGGCTCCTCCCTACTTTTGCCAACTCCTTTTCTTGGTTGTTCAGTTTTCAGTTGACCCTGTTGGACATTTATATAGCCCGAACACAGAAGAGCTGATCTAGCTACATTGAATGGAGTTAAAGATCGGTCCATCACAGCTATGGTCAGCAGTGGTGAGTATGTCTGATCAAGATCGACAGCTTCTACCGAATTAACTTCTCTTCCTAGTAGAGACAGGACCAAATGTACTTTGACTGATCGGATTACTTCATCTAATCTAATATATTTACATCCAAGCCCCATTCACTTTTGCCTAACGGTCAGATACACTTTGGAGGACAATGCAAAGTCTATTGGAGGAAAAACCTTGGCCCATAATTTCAAAAACATCTGGTGGGATGCT
This is a stretch of genomic DNA from Oncorhynchus clarkii lewisi isolate Uvic-CL-2024 chromosome 17, UVic_Ocla_1.0, whole genome shotgun sequence. It encodes these proteins:
- the LOC139369651 gene encoding opsin-5-like translates to MTRQLERSDNKMSVNNAFQVANIPWRNNNFTMSNKDPPFSDQGETIIGIYLLVLGWMSWFGNSIVIFVLYKQRVSLQPTDYLTFNLAISDASISVFGYSRGILEIFNVFRDSGYLVNSIWTCQVDGFFTLVFGLSSINTLTVISVTRYIKGCHPSKAHCITNTTMGMSLIFIWSGAVFWSGAPLLGWGSYTDRGYGTCEIDWAKANYSTVYKSYIISILIFCFFVPVLVMLFTYVSIINTVKRGNAMAAEGDLTDRQRKIERDVTIVSIVICTAFILAWSPYAVVSMWSACGFHVPSLTSIFTRLFAKSASFYNPLIYFGLSSKFRKDVAILLPCTGDGKDTVKLKRFKPKGEAHQGSGRGNGLKAHPHHQKEMKEMKYAPGNPYLLTATKAAPSPDSGVGSPPCTPPANKEMYFIEVPLIEVPHLSDGPEWECDRL